The sequence below is a genomic window from Phoenix dactylifera cultivar Barhee BC4 chromosome 8, palm_55x_up_171113_PBpolish2nd_filt_p, whole genome shotgun sequence.
AGGGACACAGTTAGGTTCGGAGATACCTCCAGCAACAGGTTGGGCTGGGAAGTTCAGTTTCAATCAGGTCTCACAGCCCCTACGAATCACCACTTCATCAAAGGCAAACACAATTCATAAGGGTCATGGGAACTGGCTTGCAGCCTATTTGGCATATATCGCACGGTATGAGTAACAGGTACCTGCAACATAAATGGCATCATTTATGTAGAGCTTTGCTTGCCTCTTCTGACATTTGCCTGGGTAGTTAAATTTCATGGTGGGTCTCCTTCCCTTTCAAAAAACTGTAGCTACTCTTCTTTAATTGGTTAATTACTTCAATTTTCTATTTATAAGCCTTACGTTACACATTAATATGTCAAACGGCAACAAGAAAGATGACCCATAGAACATGATCTATAATTGTATATTAAAATCTGCGAATCTTCCCTAGCAACTGCCGGGCCTGTCTGAACAAACACTGCCAAGCTCAGGTCTCGTGATGGTGAGCAAAATGGATAAGAACATCACGTGCATTCAACAAACAGATGTTATGCAAGCGAAACTAGCACGACACATGCATTCTCAGTTTCAATTTTTCCAGACCCAACTTCTTTCGCTTGTTTGGGAAGAGTATACATACCAATTGACCTTGACATAGCAAGAACACCAAGCACACGGTATCCATTCCATTGGATAACCTTTCCTCCAGCTGCTTCAATCCTGGCATATTCATCATCTCTGTTGGGCTGGAGCACAGAGGCGGATATTGGTTTCTTCTCAGCCATTCATTTTCATCCAAAGTAGAACAAGATGCAAACTAACTGGGAACATCGCTTGCCTTACCTTATGATCCACAGATAGAGCCACTGGTTCTTTGCCACGACAAAGTACCACCCTTGAATCCCCGCAGTTTGCAATGATAATGTGAGACGAACAAATAACAGCTACCACCGCGGTAGATCCAACAGTCTCCGGGGCAATGGGTTCTGATGGGACGAAAGAGGAAAGGCTAGAGCTTGACCCCTCCTCAGAGGCATCTAGCGtgcttccaacaacttctctaCCCTTCCCTCCAACCTCATCATCAACCTTTAGAAAGCAATTAGTGAAAGCCATTTCCCATTGCTTCTTCCAATCGTCCCCGCTGCTATCTCCAAAACTTCTGTTTAGATTTTTAATCTCTTCAATCAATGCTAAATGGATGCGCTCCCGGCAGTAGTTAGCGACCTGGTATAGGCGAACCACAACCACACAGCAAAGCTCCTATTTGAGTAACATCATATAATCCACATGAATGGGAAGCATAACCAgtgaaagaaatgaaggaatAGTACCTGAGCACCACCATGGCCATCATAGACTCCAAAGAAATGGGCAGGCAAGTGACTCAAACTTGGACTCGTGCTTTCCACCAAGCAATCAGCAGTTAGCATCCGGGCTGGAATTTCCCAAAACCATGGCAAAGCCACTGTGGCGTCCTCCATCTCCGGCCTTCTCCCGCAAATAGACGTGCAACCCCAAAGGGGCACGTAATTCGCCAGGAAAGCACGACTACCCTGAGCTGCCGGGTCAACAAGGGCCGCTGCTAGTTTCAGATCAGAATCAGCGACGCCCTCAGTCACCAAACTCGTACCCGAATCCCCGGCTATGATCTCAACACCCGGAGCAATGCTCTTCACCATGTCCCAAGAGACCACTATTGCAGTCGTATCAGCCGCATCCAGAGCTGAGAATTCTTCCAAAGCGCTCGCAATGCCACCGCCATCCATGATTACTGAACTGGAGCTCTCAGGAGACTGCTCGGGCCCAACAGACACGGAGTCTTCCTCGTCGCTTCCAGGCAGCGTCCGTACCTCCAGATCGTCGCCACCCCCTCCTCCATTCGTGGTCACAGCCTCAGCTTCTGATTCCATCGGATCAGACAGCATGCTCGAGGCATCGGTCATCAACTTGAGGCGATTAATCTCCATTGGATTTTTATCCTGGAGCGAATTGCCTACGTTAATCGGCAAAGCAATCACCGGAGACATCTCCTCCATCGCCGCCTCCACCTCCTGAGGCGTCCTCGTGGtcgaaacaacaacaagaactGGAAAaccggcagcagcagcagcccaCCCCAAGAATCACGTCAACTCTCATTGCTAAATAACAgcttcctcctcatcatcatcacGATGAAATGGCCTCTTAGCCCAAGATCTGAGCACTGCCGCTTTTTATGCACAAATCTCGAACTATTGAATGATGGGGAGGCTGATTGATCTAACACTAGGAACCCCGAAGAAAAGGATTCAGCCCTTATCCTCAAGCACAGGAATAAGGAGGGgagaaagaggggggggggggggggggagttacCTCGACAAGAAGGGGTTGAAGGATCACAAGAAAACCAACTTAAAGATGGGAGGGGGCCTTTTCACCACATGGCTTCCGTGGATCTGAAGTAACCCCTCTCAGCCTCTACAAATCTAAAATCATCTTCTAGATTATAGTCTTCGCCccccctcccttctctctctctcccactctTATACCATCAGCTCTTCACAgcacagagaaagagagagagaagaagaagaagaagaagaagaaggaaatggAAATAAAAGAGCTACAAACTGCCTAACATCCTATCACTTTCAAATAGGGGAGAGCAAAATAAACGGAGATCTTTCGTGCTAATCTTTTGCAATAGAAACAACaacagagagaaagaaagaaagcaaccCCCACTCCAGGGAGAGTGGGGAACTAAAAATGGAAGGCGTACCACGATGAAAGAGAGGCCGGGTTGCGTGCTATTTCTCTCTATTCTCTCCCCTTCTGGTGGGAAGCTAGGCGTGGCAAACGAGCTGGAGAGCAGAAATTGGagcaagagaaaaaaagagagagggaggaggggagaAGAGAGAGTGCCAGGTGTCGGGTGTTGACGGTGATCGGGTCCATTTCTTCCTCTTTCGTTTCGCTTCGCCCGCaacgaaaaattttaatttaaagcATAATGACGGGACCGCCCTCGGCATTTACCGGAATCGCGGAGGCGATGCGCCCTGATGGGTTCGGGCATCGATGATGGCAGCCTGGTGATATCATCACTGCCGTCTGATGAAAAAGACCCCCCCGGTGGAGCCGGCGTCAGGCGGGAGGCGACCTTTCAGCTTTGCCCCCTGTTCCCTTCGACAATCATAGCGGATTTAAGTATTCGATGCGTTTTGGCGCACACGTGGCCTGCTGTTGAGCACATGTGACCCCATATTTCCTTGCTATCATTTTTTTCCTCCAAGAAGGAGATCGGATCCGTCCTACGGAACAAAAAATCTTGTAGGACGGGCGCCCGACCGAAATACAGCGCGGGCTCCCTATTTTACCATATTTCTTATatctatcttctttttttatttttaaaatatattcttATCTATACATTATATATAATTAGATAATATATActaaataaattaatcatttaaCAAATTAAATATACATCTATTCGTAATGGATGCATAGTTTTTAAATTATGGCATTCAAAAATATACGGTATATGATCAGATAATACATATTTAGCAAATTAGTCATTTAATAATctaacatatatttttaaataaattaatacataatttTTGAAAGATTATATTCATCAATATATACTATATTATCAAATAACATAGACTTATCGATTTTCTGATACAAACTACACATCTTTTTGATATACGCTCGCCAGTGattcaataaatatttttaaataaaccgATGTATAGATTTCAAAACATGCCTTTTATTATGACACACTGTATGGTCAAACTATATGTATGAAATAAATTGATCGTCTAGTAAgttaaatcatatttttaaataaatcaatgcataatttttagaatatgATGTTTATTAGTACTAATATGTGACGTGcaatttttttgagtttttgaatttttagatttttgatttaagataaatattaaaaaaacataGTAAAATAAATCGTTCGTATTTCTTTGGAGGATACCGGCCCCACATAACTTTTGTTCCAGCTCCATGGCTAAATTGCCGGCAAAGGCAGCCGGTGCTATCACATCATGCCGGTGACGGTCACCCATCGTTCGGGACAACCGCTCCTTTGAAAGGCGTGCATGAAGCAGAATCGATCTGGGTCGTCCACGTTTGATCAATGCCGTCCCCGTAGTTGTTGTGGAAATGTAGGGTCCTCCACCGAGTTTTGCAGCGTAGAGAACCGCACAAAACAGCCATTATCATCTATTCAGAGATCGACGGCTCTGCTTCATCCCACGATCGTGTTTccaatttagatttttttgatgGACGAAAGCCGTCCGTCCGTCTCCGAAACGGACGATGCGGGCAAGGCTGTGTAGCGCAATCCGGTGCAAAACACGCGCCGCGGATGATCCCGAGCCGCCCTCCGTTAGCGCCGGAGCgttaggaaagagagagagagagagagagagagagaaagaagccgTTACTAAAAGGGAGGGCGTCAGGTTGGAGGAATGAGATTGTTTCCGTGTCCCGCGAACATCTGACGTCGATTGAGCCACGGGCCGCGCGCCACGAGTCCGCGACCTGACAGGGTTGTCTGAACCATCGCCACGCGTCGTCCCGGAACGTCTCTGATTTGACGCGCCGATTGACGCCCCCTGCCGTCACACTGACCACcttctcccttttctttttttttgtttattttttaaaacttgGGATCCGTCGTCTCGGGCGTCCAGGCGGCTTTCGGTGGACCGTGATATCACTATCCTTTTGATTCTTCTGCCTTCCACCTTTCATGAGGTGCGAGTTGGAGGTGGTCCTCAGAGTGAGGAAAAACAGGGCATGGGTCTACATCTTCCCCATGCAACAGGGCGATGAGTCATACGCTCAACCACTTTATGATAAGTTCTGACATTAGATTCTAGAGATCAGATCTGTAAAGTGGAATTAGTCCAGCCATGCTAATAAGCTAGTTTAATCTACTGAGGTCGGACTGATTGGTTTAGCCTCCAATTTGGTGGATTCCTGTTAATTTACATCCACCTTCGAAACTCATTCTTAACCCTAAATTATGTAGGGCTGGACAAGCGTAAAGGCTGTCAACGTCTCCTTTCCCCTGCTAACCATATCCATCCTGGATAAACTTAATTTTGTGAGAAACGTTGAACAAGTTATTCTAGATATATAATCAGAATTGGCCCACTTAACCTGGTTTCGCAGCAAGAGAAAGGGAGGGTGAAATTGAGAAGCCCTTCCAGGAGCTTTATTCTTCTGTGAAAATTGGGGCATCAGGCATTACCCACTGCATTAGTGTTCTAGATCAGTGGATGAGAATAAAGCGGCGGATATCGTGCCATGCGCGAAAGGAGAAGGATAAGATAGCGATCACGTTTTTGCTAAATGCTATCTTATGATAACCAAGCTTCCATCAAAGGCAAGTCTATCCCTAAGCATTATTTCCAGCATTCGAGAAAGTTACGTGCCATCACCTGGCCGCAATAGATAAAAGAGTGCGGCGATGACGAGATGGCTACTTTTAAGTCATCAAAAATTATGGACGGGAAGGTGAGATGCTAAATATTACGTCTTTTTCAAAATTATTGAGAAAATGGTAAATAAGCTTGATATTTTCGCACTAGGGACCTGAACCATGACCCACCTAGGCcctatttgggggagctgttggcagtagagctgttggaagtagagctgtctgaagtagagctgttataaaaagctgtttgctgtttggtaactacattcgtaaagtgctgtggcactttgttttgtgtttggtaaacaaagtgagaaagtacttttatatgacaaaattaccataaaggacattacatagtattatacaacagaacataataaaacataacataaattaatacataaatatacgatatagtataatattattgtaatataaaataatattatgttaatatagcataatagtaatataattattagagtaaattaatatttggtaatataacataatattaaattatttaacataacatattaatgtattatgatataatgtaatatatattatatttatagtataatacaataataaaagtataaaatattataattattagtataaattaatttctcataatataacataatattaaattatttaaaataacatattaatgtattataatgtaatgtaatataatacaatatttatagtataatacaataataaaggtataaaatattataattattattataaattaatttttcataatataacataatattaaattatttaaaataacatattaatgtattataatgtaatgtaatataatataatatttatagtataatacaataataaaggtataaaatattataattattagtataaattaattttccataatataacataatattaaattatttaacataacatattaatgtattatgatataatataatatgatattatatttatagtataatacaaaaataaaggtaaaaaatattataattattagtataaattaatttttcataatataacataatattaaattatttaacataacatattaatgtaatatgatataatataatatgatattatatttatagtataatataaaaataaaggtataaaatattataattattagtataaaataattttccataataatttcccataatttctcataaaataattttccgcggttcaggggctcttcttcatggtccacgctcgaggaggacctcagcgtgggccgcgaggttgatgataaaaaaaaaacaatagattgattttggaaggtatggaaaagaattaaaattttttcttctaaaatgtggttcaagagatgcatataaaaattgaaaagaaaaataccttttcttacggaagggagtctgacggcttggattcttggctccagcagatttttaggtttatacaggGATAAACTatataattatgttattttaatatgggtatttttgtcaaaaatatagctttccaaaaaagctgaaacagcttccttccaaaagctccaaattggagcttcctcccaaaagctgttttcagctttccgcaaaagctgaaacagctttttgaaaaatttaccaaacacagtttttcatttaaaagtacttttggagggccagaaagtgctttctggccctccaaaagctcccccaaacagggcctaagaacGGAACGGTTTCTTGCAGTTCAAGTAGTCGCACGTATTGCACGATAAAATAATAATCTGAGAAAACCTCTGCATTCGGCAACAATTGCTATGAACAGTCCTTTATTCTGGAGATTTAGAAGCTagaacagattttttttttttctctcttttcttttttctagagAGAGGATAAATAATCAAGACAAATGCTCAAGATACAGCACATCcttggaacaaaaaaaaaaatccgttgGCATCATTTTCAAAGCCTTCTGGTTGCCATCATTTAAATACAGGAGAGAGATTTATGGTTTGATTTTCTCTTCATTTTGGAGTACAGAACATGGGATACTTCGTTGTTACAATCTAGTACACAAACCACAAAACTTTAGTACCACTCTCATTTGCaccgtcttagccaaaaatACATAAAAGTCACCAGAATCGTATGTGCCTTTGCAACATTAAGAGAAGCACTAGAGTTTCAACATTTGGCTTTGACTTAGCTTTGATAATGCTCCATTATGCACAAAAGTTGCATGCAGAATACACCATGGTTTACTAGTGCAAACCCAATCGAACCACCTATATATCATGCCCAAGAAATGTGATTGATATGCATCAAAATTACTTTGAAGAGTCCATCCAATTTGTTCTTTTATTGGAAACACTGCATGGTACCTAACATCAAATCGCGGTAAATTGAAATAATACTTAACATGGAAAAAGGATCTCTACATGCAACAAATGTCCAGTACCGCATATTCAAACGGTGGCAAGTGGAGATCCAGCAGTTGTGAAGTAAGATGCAAGATCAATATGCAGGTCATCATACATGCTCAAGAAGGGGTGTTCCTGAATCAAAAATCCACACAAGgaacagaaaacaaaaaatattccCAGAGTCAGCTCCTGGCTTCTTTACAAGAAAAGGGCATGAAGTAGGTAAATTCATGGTGGCAGAGTCAAATCTTACCAAAAGCACTTGGGCAGATTTTCTATCTTCAGCCTTTTTTTGTACACTGTGATCAATAGCAAAATGTTCGTGTTAAAGAAAAAGGACTCAAAAATGactagataaaattttaaaaaaggaaGACAGACATAGAGGTACAAGGAGATCACAGAAATCATCAagcaaaaaatatgtaaaagaatgaCTAGTGTCTATGAACACCTATGGATAAttcgtcttcctcttctttttgttcttttttccccTCTCCGAGGGAGCTTAGACAACTTTAAGCAAAACAGCACCCTTGCCCCATTAGCACGTTCCTCTGGATTTTCCAGAGGTTTCATAATATATGATAAAGAGCTCAAAACATTAAAAATTCAATATTGTACCTTGACAATTGATTGCCAGAATATATGTTGGGCattgaaaaagaaatatatcAGATACGACACTCCTACATAGCTGAAGCATGCACATTGCCTAGCCTGTACAATTGAAACACTTTCCTATCtacctatctatctatctatctacatatatatatatatagatgctaCAAGAATGGCACCAAGAAAAGTTATACCAAAGAGACCATATGAGAAGCCTTGCACCCACTGAAGTCACCATTGTAGGTCAAGAAGACCAACCTAAAAAGGGTAATACCATAAACCCATATTGCAAGAGCTCTTTATATCAAACTTATGCTTGCTAAATCTTTTCTGTGTAGAAGCTAATTGTCCAACTACAATTCTTCAATCATGTCCTCAAGGATAAATGAAGATAGGACAACTTTCCCTAAAATATAGGGTGCCAGCATCAAAAACCTCCTTTCCTTAAATAGTATTTTCCCAAATTCCAGATAAGATACAGTTGGTCCTAGCCATTTATCCATCCGCTTTTTGAGGTATTCCCTCTTATCACTTGCTTTCATGAAGTCTCCAACTCAATTCTCTCCAATTGCTACCTCAAAATGACACAGCTTTAAAAGCATCAAATTATTAACATCCTACACTAATGTTGGCAAATAATGTATAACTATAATCAGAAAAGTATCATGTAGTTTTTATAACACAAACCAAAGAAGACATGTAAGTCACTTTATGAATTGACACATGGCATAATCTTaacaaaaaaagggggaaaacagAAAAACATCGGGCATTCCATAGGTGCAAATCACACCACTGGCGGTCCTTACATCCAAAACTAGCTAGGTGATCATGACTGGTAGTCAGTTAAATCCCTACTCATAGCCTGAAACAATTAAGTGATAAACTGATGCAGATTAATAAATTGGATATCCATAGATAATTTTCCCCAAGATATCTAAATCATGAACAACTAACTTGCTACTATACAATGACAAGTCGATCACAGAACCGGCCAAGAACGTCACTAGTGTATTACATATCAAAAAGGTATACATATTTAACATAAGGCCAAAATGGTTACTTAAGGGCCCGTTTGGACCCTGTGGGATCCAGCAGGATCAGCTGGAGAGAAAGCGCAAGGTGGAGGACTTGAGTGAAAagtcctttctttttttaatcccACAGGGATCGGGCCCTACGACCCCCCATGCACTCTCTGTCCTCTCTCCTGCTCCCCCCTCAGGTTCCCCCCTGCGCTCTCTCCGGTCGATCCTGCCAGATCCCACAGGGTCTTCTCTAACAGGCCCCAAGAGATTCTATTTTCCTTATCTTGTAAATGATTCAAAGTCCATTATACAAAAATTGTTAAAACTAAATAGAAGTTTGAGAATTTTTCATTTAAAAATTGTTGGATTAGATCAATAAGCAACATATTCATTCAAAATATTAGTAGAACAATAAAATTTGTTTGGCTTTTTAGCCTTCCAAGGCAATCTCTTCAGATATTTCTACATATTTTCTTGCATTCCACAGGCATTCAAATAACACAACGAGACAAATTTGATCAACCACATTCTGTCAACAATCCTCAATGAGTACTTTTTCCCTTGTCATTAGAAGTATTCGTTGTTTTATTCCGAAAGCACATAATGATTTGAAATATTTGGATAATTTTCACGAGATGGATACACATATGGAGCCAACACATCACTGTCAAGGAAAATATGGAACATACAAACTCCAAAACATAGCATACATCCGAGCTGGATCTTTCACCAGATTATATGGATATGATTAGTATCCAGACCTTGAGTGGAGATCATGTGAAGGCATTTCAAGTAATGAGGGTACATGCAAGTTTTAAAATAGCATTACCGGACCCATTACTGGACCCCCTACTGGTTTTGAACCAAAATGGTATGGGACGGACCGAAGCATATAACAAAACAGAAACAGATAAGAAAACAATACATACTGACTCTCAGTGCTTCCTGATTGTCAGTATGCAACCGGTATGGTTGGTACAGACCAATACAGTCAGTGCATACTGATTAGACTTGTTCCGGTGTCCTGCACCTGGTACCACTGTATCAGAACAGTACGGGACCATAAAACCTTGGGTGCAGGGTTTGTAGTGTAGTGTGGTAATGTTTATTAAGTTGACATATGTTCTCCTTTGTCCCTTCAATGCGGACTAACAAAAAATGCTTGTTCATCACGTTTATGTGTCTTTCATGTCAGACATACATTtccaatatatattataatgtatAAAAGCTACTATTCATCATTTAAATAATCAATCT
It includes:
- the LOC103720811 gene encoding protein phosphatase 2C 50-like, whose amino-acid sequence is MEEMSPVIALPINVGNSLQDKNPMEINRLKLMTDASSMLSDPMESEAEAVTTNGGGGGDDLEVRTLPGSDEEDSVSVGPEQSPESSSSVIMDGGGIASALEEFSALDAADTTAIVVSWDMVKSIAPGVEIIAGDSGTSLVTEGVADSDLKLAAALVDPAAQGSRAFLANYVPLWGCTSICGRRPEMEDATVALPWFWEIPARMLTADCLVESTSPSLSHLPAHFFGVYDGHGGAQVANYCRERIHLALIEEIKNLNRSFGDSSGDDWKKQWEMAFTNCFLKVDDEVGGKGREVVGSTLDASEEGSSSSLSSFVPSEPIAPETVGSTAVVAVICSSHIIIANCGDSRVVLCRGKEPVALSVDHKPNRDDEYARIEAAGGKVIQWNGYRVLGVLAMSRSIGDRYLKPWIIPDPEVTIVPRVREDECLILASDGLWDVMSNEEVCDAARRRILLWHKKNGVTASTARRGEGADPAAQAAAEYLEKLALQKGSKDNITIIVVDLKAQRKFKSKT